A section of the Clostridia bacterium genome encodes:
- the ilvN gene encoding acetolactate synthase small subunit: protein MKHTLSVLVENRPGVLARIAGLFSRRGYNIDSLAVGRSENPALARMTIVVEGDDRVIQQVNNQLDKLIEVVQVRDITGEPVVERELVLVKVKADPATRGEIIQIVDIFRAHIVDMGRNSLVIECTGGEEKINAFQDALEPFGIREVVRTGRVAMVRGARDTDEEEEHG from the coding sequence TTGAAGCACACGCTAAGCGTACTGGTTGAAAACCGACCGGGTGTGCTGGCCCGCATCGCCGGGCTTTTTAGTCGCCGGGGTTACAACATCGACAGCCTGGCGGTGGGGCGCAGCGAAAACCCGGCCCTGGCCCGCATGACCATTGTGGTCGAGGGTGATGACCGGGTCATCCAGCAGGTGAACAATCAACTGGATAAGCTGATAGAAGTGGTCCAGGTAAGAGACATAACCGGCGAGCCGGTGGTAGAGCGGGAGCTGGTCCTGGTTAAGGTAAAGGCGGACCCGGCTACCCGGGGCGAAATCATCCAGATTGTGGATATTTTTCGGGCCCATATCGTAGATATGGGGCGTAACAGCCTGGTCATCGAGTGCACGGGCGGCGAGGAGAAGATCAACGCCTTTCAGGATGCACTGGAGCCCTTCGGTATCCGCGAGGTAGTGCGCACCGGGAGGGTGGCCATGGTCAGAGGGGCCAGGGATACGGACGAGGAGGAAGAGCATGGCTAA
- a CDS encoding 2-isopropylmalate synthase has translation MAKRVYVFDTTLRDGAQSPGVSLNVQEKLEIARQLARLNVDVIEAGFPAASPGEFEAVRLVAEKVQGPIVAGLARVALSDIDTCWQALKNARRPRIHTFIATSDVHMKYKLRMTREQVLEAVDRGVRHAKSYCQDVEFSPEDASRSDLDFLLQVLAAAIEAGATVLNIPDTVGYATPEEFGRFIREIHTRLPYRDRVILSVHCHNDLGLATANSLAAVQNGAQQVECTVNGIGERAGNTALEEIVMALYTRRDIYDAETAIRTEEIYRTSRLVASLSGMPVQYNKAVVGRNAFQHASGIHQDGVLKERTTYEIMNPETIGLITEHIVLGKYSGRHAFRHRLEQLGFHLDEEELEKAFFRFKNLADKKREITDRDLEAIVRHEVKSIPEKFRLESLHISSGTNVVPTATVAVQVDGMLRQEAACGEGPVDATFKAIDKVTGVGVVLRNYNLNAVSGGTDAMGEVTVLVEYQGRGFLGRGLSMDIIEASARAYINALNKLVLEYGEEAILGKASDRARQGGGE, from the coding sequence ATGGCTAAGAGGGTGTACGTATTCGACACCACCCTGCGCGACGGAGCCCAGTCCCCGGGCGTGAGCCTGAACGTGCAGGAAAAACTGGAGATCGCCCGCCAGCTCGCCCGTCTGAACGTGGACGTGATCGAGGCCGGCTTCCCGGCCGCCTCTCCGGGAGAATTCGAGGCGGTCAGGCTGGTGGCGGAGAAGGTGCAGGGCCCGATCGTCGCCGGGCTGGCCCGGGTGGCGCTCTCGGACATCGATACCTGCTGGCAGGCGCTCAAGAACGCGCGCCGGCCGCGCATTCATACTTTCATCGCCACCTCGGACGTGCACATGAAGTACAAGCTGCGCATGACCCGGGAGCAGGTGCTGGAGGCGGTGGACCGGGGAGTGCGCCACGCCAAGAGCTACTGCCAGGACGTGGAGTTCTCTCCCGAAGACGCGTCGCGTAGCGACCTGGACTTCCTGCTGCAGGTGCTCGCCGCGGCCATTGAGGCCGGAGCCACGGTGCTGAACATACCCGACACCGTGGGTTACGCCACCCCGGAGGAGTTCGGCCGCTTCATCCGCGAGATTCACACCCGCCTCCCCTACCGGGACCGGGTGATCCTGAGCGTGCACTGTCACAACGACCTGGGCCTGGCCACGGCCAACTCCCTGGCCGCGGTGCAGAACGGGGCCCAGCAGGTGGAATGCACGGTAAACGGAATCGGCGAGCGGGCCGGCAACACCGCCTTAGAAGAGATCGTCATGGCCCTGTACACCCGGCGGGATATCTACGACGCCGAGACCGCCATCCGGACCGAGGAAATCTACCGCACCAGCCGCCTGGTAGCCAGCCTCAGCGGCATGCCGGTGCAGTACAACAAGGCGGTGGTGGGCCGCAACGCCTTCCAGCACGCCTCGGGTATCCACCAGGACGGGGTGCTGAAGGAGCGCACTACCTACGAAATCATGAACCCGGAAACCATCGGGCTGATAACCGAACACATCGTCTTGGGCAAGTATTCCGGCCGGCACGCCTTCCGGCACCGGCTGGAACAACTCGGTTTCCACCTGGACGAGGAGGAATTGGAAAAGGCCTTCTTCCGCTTCAAGAACCTGGCGGACAAGAAGCGGGAGATTACCGATCGCGACCTGGAGGCCATCGTCAGGCACGAGGTCAAGAGCATCCCGGAGAAGTTCCGGCTGGAGAGCCTGCACATCTCCTCCGGCACCAACGTGGTGCCCACGGCCACCGTGGCCGTGCAGGTGGACGGGATGCTGCGGCAGGAGGCGGCCTGCGGGGAGGGCCCGGTAGACGCCACTTTCAAGGCCATCGACAAGGTCACCGGGGTAGGCGTGGTGCTCCGCAACTACAACCTGAACGCCGTAAGCGGCGGCACCGATGCCATGGGCGAGGTCACGGTGCTGGTGGAGTACCAGGGCCGGGGCTTCCTGGGGCGGGGCCTGAGCATGGACATTATCGAGGCCAGCGCCCGGGCCTACATCAATGCCTTGAACAAGCTGGTGCTGGAGTACGGTGAGGAAGCGATCCTGGGGAAGGCTTCCGACCGGGCCCGGCAGGGAGGCGGTGAGTAG
- the leuC gene encoding 3-isopropylmalate dehydratase large subunit has protein sequence MRQTITEKILAAHAGLEEVRPGQLINARVDVVLGNDITAPLAIKEFERLGLDRVFDPERVVLVPDHFTPNKDLASAEQAKIVRDFARRYGLAHYFEVGRVGIEHCLLPEEGLVLPGELIVGADSHTCTYGAVGAFATGVGSTDMAAAMALGECWFRVPESLKLVYYGELPPWVGGKDLILYTIGKIGVDGARYMAMEFTGEAVSRLSMAGRFTMANMAIEAGAKNGIFVPDAATINYVEKRAKRPYRLFTSDDDAEYADVIEIDVRELEPQVAFPSSPQNARPVSEALGIEIDQVVIGSCTNGWLEDLRLAAQVLNGHKVHPSVRCIVIPGTPKIMLQALKEGLIEVFLEAGAAVSTPTCGPCLGGHMGILAEGERAVATTNRNFVGRMGHVRSEVYLANPAVAAASAVLGRIASPEELV, from the coding sequence GTGCGTCAGACCATCACCGAGAAGATCCTGGCCGCGCACGCCGGCCTGGAAGAAGTCAGGCCGGGACAGCTCATCAACGCCCGGGTGGACGTGGTGCTGGGCAACGACATTACCGCTCCCCTGGCCATCAAGGAGTTCGAGCGCCTGGGCCTGGACCGGGTTTTCGACCCCGAGCGGGTGGTTCTGGTACCGGATCACTTCACTCCCAACAAGGACCTGGCCTCGGCCGAGCAGGCCAAGATCGTGCGGGACTTCGCCCGGCGCTACGGCCTTGCCCACTACTTTGAGGTGGGCCGGGTAGGGATCGAGCACTGCCTGCTGCCGGAGGAAGGCCTGGTGCTTCCGGGGGAGTTGATAGTCGGCGCGGACTCGCACACCTGCACTTACGGCGCCGTGGGTGCCTTTGCCACCGGCGTGGGCAGCACGGATATGGCTGCGGCCATGGCCCTGGGCGAGTGCTGGTTCCGGGTCCCGGAGAGTCTGAAACTGGTATACTACGGCGAACTGCCGCCCTGGGTCGGCGGTAAGGACCTAATCCTCTACACCATCGGCAAGATCGGCGTGGACGGCGCCCGCTACATGGCCATGGAGTTCACCGGCGAGGCCGTATCCCGCCTCTCCATGGCCGGACGGTTCACCATGGCCAACATGGCCATAGAGGCGGGGGCGAAAAACGGTATCTTCGTGCCCGATGCCGCCACCATCAACTATGTGGAAAAGCGGGCCAAGCGGCCCTACCGTCTTTTCACCAGCGATGACGATGCCGAGTACGCCGACGTGATCGAGATCGACGTTCGCGAGCTCGAGCCCCAGGTGGCCTTCCCGTCTTCGCCCCAGAACGCGCGGCCGGTGAGCGAGGCCCTGGGAATCGAAATCGACCAGGTGGTAATAGGTTCCTGCACCAACGGGTGGCTGGAAGATCTGCGCCTGGCCGCCCAGGTACTCAACGGCCACAAGGTGCATCCCAGCGTGCGCTGCATCGTCATACCCGGCACGCCGAAGATCATGCTCCAGGCCCTGAAGGAAGGCTTGATCGAGGTCTTCCTGGAGGCGGGAGCGGCGGTGAGCACCCCCACCTGCGGGCCCTGCCTGGGCGGTCACATGGGCATCCTGGCCGAGGGAGAGAGGGCGGTGGCCACCACCAACCGCAACTTCGTGGGCCGGATGGGCCACGTGCGCAGCGAGGTCTACCTGGCCAATCCGGCGGTGGCCGCGGCCAGCGCGGTACTGGGGCGGATCGCCAGCCCGGAAGAACTGGTATAG
- a CDS encoding 3-isopropylmalate dehydratase small subunit, which produces MEFEGRAWVFGDDVDTDLIIPARYLNTTDPAVLAAHCLEAADPDFARKVQAGDILVAGKNFGCGSSREHAPVAIKAAGVACVVAHSFARIFFRNAINIGLPILECPEAARVREGDVLRIEADSGRITNITRGETYQAVPFPAFMQEIIRAGGLMNYVAARLGRDSG; this is translated from the coding sequence ATGGAGTTTGAAGGCCGGGCCTGGGTCTTCGGCGACGACGTCGACACGGATCTCATTATTCCCGCCCGCTACCTCAACACCACCGACCCGGCGGTGCTGGCCGCCCACTGCCTGGAGGCGGCCGACCCGGATTTTGCCCGGAAGGTGCAGGCGGGCGACATCCTGGTGGCGGGCAAGAACTTCGGCTGCGGCAGCTCCCGGGAGCACGCCCCGGTGGCCATAAAGGCCGCGGGAGTGGCCTGCGTGGTGGCCCATTCGTTTGCCCGCATCTTCTTCCGCAACGCCATCAATATCGGCCTGCCCATTCTGGAATGTCCGGAGGCCGCCCGGGTCAGGGAAGGAGACGTGCTGAGGATCGAGGCGGACAGCGGGCGCATCACCAATATCACCCGCGGTGAAACCTACCAGGCCGTGCCCTTCCCCGCCTTCATGCAGGAGATCATCCGTGCCGGTGGTCTCATGAACTATGTGGCCGCCCGGCTGGGACGGGATAGCGGGTGA